A genome region from Rhodanobacter thiooxydans includes the following:
- a CDS encoding M1 family aminopeptidase gives METPHLGMEHQTIDAYGNRYCLNGYGYDSLLQHEFTHEWFGNQLTNAGWDDMWLHESFGTYMQPLYSQYLNGDMDYFSWLHELRLKLRNHHPIVSGSSRTEEQVYDEKAGPGQDIYNKGALMLHTLRQLIGDEAFFDSIRRLVYGRPDPQLGNFSPRYASTGDYVAIVDQVSGRRLDWFFDVYLRDAALPRLEQQRDGDTPTLRWITGHGKPFPMPIEVQVGDVVHTVPMTDDAGSLAVPTGALVMIDPHSVLLRDEPRITEFQQWMKQQPAQREAAKR, from the coding sequence GTGGAAACCCCGCACCTGGGCATGGAGCACCAGACCATCGACGCCTACGGCAACCGCTACTGCCTGAACGGTTACGGCTACGACAGCCTGCTGCAGCACGAATTCACCCACGAGTGGTTCGGCAACCAGCTGACCAACGCCGGCTGGGACGACATGTGGCTGCACGAGAGCTTCGGCACCTACATGCAGCCGCTGTACAGCCAGTACCTCAACGGCGACATGGACTATTTCAGCTGGCTGCACGAGCTGCGCCTGAAGTTGCGCAACCACCATCCGATCGTCTCCGGCAGCAGCCGCACCGAGGAACAGGTCTACGACGAGAAGGCCGGTCCGGGTCAGGACATCTACAACAAGGGCGCGCTGATGCTGCACACGCTGCGCCAGCTGATCGGCGATGAGGCCTTCTTCGACAGCATCCGCCGGCTGGTCTATGGCCGCCCCGACCCGCAACTCGGCAACTTCAGCCCGCGCTACGCCAGCACCGGCGACTACGTCGCGATCGTCGACCAGGTCAGCGGGCGCCGGCTCGACTGGTTCTTCGACGTCTACCTGCGCGACGCCGCGCTGCCGCGGCTGGAGCAGCAGCGCGACGGCGACACGCCGACGCTGCGCTGGATCACCGGACACGGCAAGCCGTTCCCGATGCCGATCGAGGTGCAGGTGGGCGACGTCGTGCACACCGTGCCGATGACGGACGACGCCGGTAGCCTCGCCGTGCCCACCGGCGCGCTGGTGATGATCGATCCGCACTCGGTACTGCTGCGCGACGAGCCGCGCATCACCGAATTCCAGCAGTGGATGAAACAGCAACCTGCGCAGCGCGAGGCAGCGAAACGGTGA